A window of Hymenobacter sublimis genomic DNA:
TGCTCCCACTACCCCCGCTACGCTTCGCCCCTCGGTAGGGGAGCTGGCCCGCCGGCACTGGCTGCCCCTACTCGTGGGCATCGGCCTGCTGACGGCGGTGACGCTTTTTTTCTACGCCCGCTCCCTTTCCCAGGAAGTAGCGCAGCAGGCCAGCCCTGTGGCGGCTACCTCTCAAAATTTGGAGCCCACGATTGCGCCCGCCACGCCCGAAGCGGCCCCGGCGCCCACGGACGTGCTGGAACAAAAGCAGGCGGCCGCACGACAGGCCGGCGTGCAGACTCTGGGCACGGTTCCCTCCCCGGACCAATTGGCCGGCGGCATGGCGGTCGATACGGTGGGGCAAGCCGCTTTGCGCCGCCGCACGGCCTTGGCCGCCGCGGAGCGTCAGGCCCGGGCTGCAGCCAACCGGGCGGCGCTACCGCCCCCTGATTCCACGGAAGTAACGGCGGTGGATGCGCAGACCGGCGCCTACCGGGCCGTACGCATCCCGGTGGTGCAGGCCAGCTACCGGGGTAACAGTGTCAGTGCCGACCCGCGTCGGCGTTTGCGGGCTGCGGCCCGGCCCCGCACGGCGCCCGACGGGGTGCCCTACGAGCAAAACGACGACGTGCTGGACATGCTCGACGCAGCCCCTGCCGCCTCCCGCGCCTCGTACGAGCAGATGACCGGGCGCCGCTATTTCGACCGGCGGGCTGCCCTCCGGGCCAGCGGGGCGTCTGGTGCCGCGGCAAACAACGCTTCGGGCTACGATGCCTTTGGCACTATTAAAGCCGGCTATTTCCGGTATGCCCCCGATAATCAGGCGCAGCTGCTGCCGGACATTTTCTACAAGGCCGTTATCAACGGGGAACAGAAGATTCGGACTGGTTCCGTCGTGCTGCTGCGCCTTGTCGAGGATGCCGTTATCAGCGGGCAGACCTTTCCTAAGAACCTGGTATTTGCCGGCGTGGCCAGCGTCGAGACCAACCACGTGGCCATCCGCATCTCCCGGCTGGGCCCTACCCGGGTAACCGCCGACATCTACGACTACCATTACCTGCCGGGGTTGATGATTGACCCGCAGAAGCGCCAGCCGCTGCCCGCGGCTGACAATCCCCTCAACGATGCCCGCTCCATCGGTGCCCAGGAAGTGGGCATGGCCATTGACCGCTCGGCCTCGGCGGCTAATTCGGTAGTGGGCGTGGGGGGCCGGGTGGCGGCCGCGATGGTGGGCCGGGCATCGACACCCCGCCAGAAGCTGCGCGACGTGCGTCTGCCCGATGGCTACCCCGTGCTCATCACCACGGGCGCGACGGATGCCGGCGCGCCGACGGCCAGCAATTAAACCTTACTTTAGCTCTTCAGCCATGAAAAAGGGACTGTTTGTTGTGGTCCTGGCCGTTCTGGCCGGCACCACTTCCTACTTCGCTTCGGCTCAGATGGTCGTCAACGACCCGCCGCACATGGGCATCCACATCGGCCAGTTTGCCAAGCAGCTCAAGCAATGGGTCGAGACCGTCAAGAACTACCAGGTCATCAAGGACGCCCGGCAGATTGCCGGTGTCACTCGCGACATCACGGGTCAGGTAAAGCAGTTAACTTCCGAGGGGCTGGAGCTGCAGCGGCAGATTCAGGCCGACCTGCGCAAAGTAGCATCGGTGAAGGATTTGCGCTACGCCAACCCCTTGGAGCTGTTCGGCCGGGCCATGGCCATGAACACCAGCTCGCAGCCCGACTACATGCCGCCGGTGAACAAGGCCCGGCGCCTGCGCCAGGCGCTGCAGGGCCGCACGGAGCAGGACGTGGAAACGGTATACCAGGCCTTCTCCGGGCTGGATATCGGCCGCAACGGGGCCCAGTCCTTTACCTACCGTGACTATAAGAACATGCGGGAAGAAGCCTTCGCTTCGGCATACGCCTACGAGGAGGTACTCAAGAAAAAGAACGTCGAAACGGCCTTCAACTACCAGAAGATTGCCGACGAGATGACTGCCCAAAGCGTGGAGCTCATGGCCACGTTGAAGAACCCGGGCCGCTATTCC
This region includes:
- the traM gene encoding conjugative transposon protein TraM — its product is MSEHNMQPVYPAGDNSTSESQPGPGPASAPTTPATLRPSVGELARRHWLPLLVGIGLLTAVTLFFYARSLSQEVAQQASPVAATSQNLEPTIAPATPEAAPAPTDVLEQKQAAARQAGVQTLGTVPSPDQLAGGMAVDTVGQAALRRRTALAAAERQARAAANRAALPPPDSTEVTAVDAQTGAYRAVRIPVVQASYRGNSVSADPRRRLRAAARPRTAPDGVPYEQNDDVLDMLDAAPAASRASYEQMTGRRYFDRRAALRASGASGAAANNASGYDAFGTIKAGYFRYAPDNQAQLLPDIFYKAVINGEQKIRTGSVVLLRLVEDAVISGQTFPKNLVFAGVASVETNHVAIRISRLGPTRVTADIYDYHYLPGLMIDPQKRQPLPAADNPLNDARSIGAQEVGMAIDRSASAANSVVGVGGRVAAAMVGRASTPRQKLRDVRLPDGYPVLITTGATDAGAPTASN